The Halobacterium sp. CBA1132 genome has a segment encoding these proteins:
- a CDS encoding glycoside hydrolase family 3 C-terminal domain-containing protein: MADDTHDNGEHATDATRRTFLKAAGGTAAAVPLLTEADIAGAQDGGRDIEDVVAEMTLDEKVQRTYGSGSPPEGDWSIAGSVAGIERLDVPPLHMADGPTGASVGQPTTDFPHPIAAASTFDPSLTAEQGAAMARELKAAHVSVLLAPSMDLFRVPFHSRAGETYGEDPLLAGEMVTPYVSGVQDEGVVATAKHFTAYNQTRATGDVADSFSIAEQNVSVDERPLRELYLPAFKKAVQEGGAGAVMAAYNRINGTYASQHRTLLREILKDEWGFDGFVVSDWGGTHSTVDAAVSGLDIEMPSANYFGDGLAAAVENDNLDEAVVDEMVRRGLQAQDEIGALDGSREGVGDTSVIGADEHTQTARTIAENASVLLKNEGVLPFVDGVSSVAVVGPDASQFKQSAGGSDEVESTGDVSLADGIEAATDDSVTVETAATDNLEVVSADDEFEYTYYGNEDLEGSPVETGTTETIDLSSFPEEAGGVVLEGTVTPEESGTYGLELTTRGQAHVYVDDELVGYNEAFTFAFFPPNPERSSVDLEAGTSYDVRVEVAGGSPARLRWNPPSSMDAAVQAAENHDAVVFLGRTYTNYGDDRYKYGLPGDQESAISAVANANANTALVLNTEAPVAMPWVGDVPAIMQAWYPGQEGGHAVADLLFGNANPSGKTPVTFAQNYEDYLPQEINPLPEEGRGYPGVDGNVYYDEGVFVGYRHFDEADIDPLFPFGHGLSYTDFEYENASVSRAATTPEDGVTVSVDVTNTGDRDGAEAVQVYVGAVDSSVERPPKELAGFAKTDVAAGETETVTVDVDREAFRYWDEDADDWAVDYGEYEVSVAASSRDVRATERVQVKESVQQSTATTTQSNSDTETESGSSGGSVPGFGAAAAAVAFTAGVVQRFRGDD; the protein is encoded by the coding sequence ATGGCAGACGACACACACGATAACGGTGAACACGCCACGGACGCGACGCGACGAACGTTCCTGAAGGCCGCCGGCGGGACCGCCGCTGCGGTGCCGCTGCTCACGGAGGCCGACATCGCCGGCGCGCAGGACGGCGGCCGCGACATCGAGGACGTCGTCGCCGAGATGACCCTCGACGAGAAGGTGCAACGGACGTACGGAAGCGGCAGTCCGCCCGAGGGAGACTGGAGTATCGCCGGGTCTGTCGCCGGTATCGAGCGCCTCGACGTCCCGCCGCTGCACATGGCTGACGGGCCGACTGGCGCGTCAGTCGGGCAGCCGACCACGGACTTCCCGCATCCGATTGCTGCGGCCTCGACGTTCGATCCGTCGCTGACGGCCGAGCAGGGAGCCGCGATGGCGCGGGAACTGAAAGCCGCGCACGTCTCGGTACTGTTGGCGCCGTCGATGGACCTCTTCCGGGTCCCGTTCCACAGTCGGGCCGGTGAGACGTACGGCGAAGACCCGCTGCTGGCCGGCGAGATGGTCACGCCGTACGTCAGCGGCGTTCAGGACGAGGGCGTCGTCGCGACGGCGAAGCACTTCACGGCGTACAACCAGACGCGAGCCACGGGCGACGTCGCCGACTCGTTCTCCATCGCCGAGCAGAACGTCAGTGTCGACGAGCGACCGCTCCGCGAACTGTACCTCCCGGCGTTCAAAAAGGCGGTTCAGGAGGGCGGCGCGGGAGCAGTAATGGCGGCGTACAACCGAATCAACGGAACGTACGCCAGCCAGCACCGCACGCTCCTCCGGGAGATACTGAAAGACGAGTGGGGCTTCGACGGGTTCGTCGTCTCGGACTGGGGCGGCACGCACAGCACGGTCGACGCCGCCGTCAGCGGGCTCGACATCGAGATGCCGAGTGCGAACTACTTCGGTGACGGGCTCGCCGCGGCGGTCGAAAACGACAATCTGGACGAGGCGGTCGTCGACGAGATGGTCCGTCGCGGACTGCAGGCGCAAGACGAAATCGGAGCCCTCGACGGGAGCCGTGAGGGCGTCGGAGATACGTCGGTAATTGGGGCCGACGAACACACGCAGACAGCGCGGACGATTGCCGAAAACGCGTCAGTCCTGTTGAAGAACGAGGGCGTTCTCCCGTTCGTCGACGGCGTCAGTTCGGTCGCTGTCGTCGGCCCGGACGCGAGCCAGTTCAAGCAGAGCGCTGGTGGCAGCGACGAGGTCGAATCGACGGGCGACGTCTCGCTTGCTGACGGCATCGAAGCAGCGACCGACGACAGTGTCACGGTCGAGACGGCCGCGACCGACAACCTCGAAGTCGTCTCGGCCGACGACGAGTTCGAATACACTTACTACGGCAACGAGGACCTCGAAGGGAGCCCGGTCGAGACCGGGACCACCGAGACAATCGACCTGTCGAGTTTCCCCGAGGAGGCCGGCGGCGTGGTGCTTGAGGGGACAGTCACGCCCGAGGAGAGCGGCACGTACGGACTGGAACTCACCACCCGCGGGCAGGCGCACGTCTACGTCGACGACGAACTTGTCGGCTACAACGAGGCGTTCACGTTCGCCTTCTTCCCGCCGAACCCCGAGCGCTCCAGCGTCGACCTCGAAGCCGGAACGAGCTACGATGTCCGCGTGGAGGTCGCTGGCGGCTCGCCGGCTCGGCTCCGGTGGAATCCGCCGTCCAGTATGGACGCCGCGGTTCAGGCCGCGGAGAACCACGACGCCGTCGTGTTCCTCGGGCGCACGTACACGAACTACGGCGACGACCGCTACAAGTACGGACTCCCGGGCGACCAAGAGAGCGCAATCAGTGCCGTCGCGAACGCGAACGCGAACACGGCGCTGGTGCTGAATACGGAAGCGCCGGTCGCCATGCCGTGGGTCGGCGACGTCCCCGCCATCATGCAGGCGTGGTACCCGGGTCAGGAGGGCGGCCACGCGGTCGCCGACCTCCTGTTCGGGAACGCCAACCCCTCCGGAAAGACGCCCGTGACGTTCGCGCAGAACTACGAGGACTACCTCCCACAGGAGATCAACCCGCTTCCGGAGGAGGGACGCGGCTACCCGGGCGTCGACGGCAACGTCTACTACGACGAGGGCGTGTTCGTGGGCTACCGGCACTTCGACGAAGCCGACATCGACCCGCTGTTCCCGTTCGGCCACGGCCTCAGCTACACCGACTTCGAGTACGAGAACGCCTCGGTCTCGCGGGCCGCGACGACGCCCGAGGACGGCGTGACGGTGAGCGTCGACGTGACGAACACTGGCGACCGCGACGGCGCGGAAGCCGTCCAAGTGTACGTCGGTGCGGTCGATTCGAGCGTCGAGCGACCGCCGAAGGAACTCGCGGGCTTCGCGAAGACGGACGTTGCCGCGGGCGAGACGGAGACCGTCACCGTCGACGTCGACCGCGAGGCGTTCCGGTACTGGGACGAGGACGCCGACGACTGGGCCGTCGACTACGGCGAGTACGAGGTCTCCGTCGCGGCGTCCTCGCGTGACGTTCGCGCGACCGAGCGCGTCCAAGTCAAGGAGTCCGTCCAGCAGTCCACCGCGACCACCACGCAGTCCAACAGCGACACCGAGACAGAGAGCGGGTCGTCGGGCGGCAGCGTCCCCGGGTTCGGCGCGGCCGCGGCGGCCGTCGCGTTCACCGCGGGCGTCGTTCAGCGGTTCCGTGGTGACGACTGA
- a CDS encoding DUF5827 family protein has product MPVPKTDFDALHPCDFYTPAELLDADKMYTVYEIARLLQDLEADAELDPNTENVLLDWAIPWIMRHSDDLAVAEPRGDDEPGYYGVKTDD; this is encoded by the coding sequence ATGCCCGTTCCGAAAACTGACTTCGACGCGCTCCACCCGTGTGACTTCTACACGCCCGCGGAGCTACTCGACGCCGACAAGATGTACACCGTCTACGAAATCGCGCGGCTCCTCCAGGACTTGGAGGCCGACGCGGAACTGGACCCGAACACGGAGAACGTCCTCCTCGACTGGGCGATTCCGTGGATTATGCGCCACAGCGACGACCTCGCCGTCGCGGAGCCCCGCGGGGACGACGAGCCCGGGTACTACGGCGTCAAGACGGACGACTAG
- the thyX gene encoding FAD-dependent thymidylate synthase: MQVRLLDATDDPEELVCRGARNDYMSGWVAEQDFEEVMDGVEGDDVEAQKANFLAKLLQRGHYGPFEHPSATFAIEGMSRSCMAQLTRHRHASFDVQSMRYVAFDEVDPAAVEDGEMVVTPPSATDPDWVGRNQKNADVDAETVEKREELFQQSVRQSVEDYQELLDLGMPPEDARFVLPIGTEVNVVVTLNPRSLMHIADMRAAADAQWEIRDLTEQLLDIAAEWCPHTFDYYESEMKHRKNRLAP, translated from the coding sequence ATGCAAGTCCGTCTTCTCGACGCGACCGACGACCCCGAGGAACTCGTCTGCCGGGGCGCGCGCAACGACTACATGAGCGGCTGGGTGGCCGAACAGGACTTCGAGGAAGTGATGGACGGCGTCGAGGGCGACGACGTCGAAGCGCAGAAGGCGAACTTCCTCGCGAAGCTCCTCCAGCGCGGACACTACGGTCCCTTCGAGCACCCGAGCGCGACGTTCGCCATCGAGGGGATGAGCCGGTCGTGCATGGCGCAACTCACGCGCCACCGCCACGCGAGCTTCGACGTGCAGTCGATGCGGTACGTCGCCTTCGACGAGGTCGACCCCGCCGCCGTCGAGGACGGCGAGATGGTGGTGACGCCGCCGTCGGCGACGGATCCGGACTGGGTGGGCCGCAACCAGAAGAACGCGGATGTCGACGCGGAGACCGTCGAGAAGCGCGAGGAACTCTTCCAGCAGTCGGTCCGGCAGTCCGTCGAGGACTACCAGGAACTGCTGGACCTCGGGATGCCGCCGGAGGACGCGCGGTTCGTCCTCCCCATCGGCACGGAAGTGAACGTCGTCGTCACGCTGAACCCGCGGTCGCTGATGCACATCGCGGACATGCGCGCGGCGGCCGACGCCCAGTGGGAGATTCGAGACCTCACCGAGCAACTGCTGGACATCGCCGCGGAGTGGTGCCCGCACACCTTCGACTACTACGAGTCGGAGATGAAGCACCGAAAGAACCGCCTCGCGCCCTAA
- a CDS encoding MFS transporter, translating into MRSWRGVGLVTGWQFTASLAFYAIFASTAFVREDFGLSRALTGTVVTAIMLGYTVLLFGTGAAVDGYGERPVMIAGLLGVAVGCVGVAYAPTFPLLLAALVVLGFAYATAMPATNRAIVAVSPRNSRNLAMNVKQVGVTAGSGAGALLVTGVAATRFGWRGGFLVVAGAAVVVAAAFAAGYEGTTGSGTLSMPDVRGLLDDPAYRGLVVAGLFLGATVFTTTGYVVLHMTESVAVAAGFAGAVLAGVQVSGSVGRLVGGALSDRMGGAPARGPALVLTVQAVLAAVCFLGVTVAETPWTSAVAFALLGLFILGFPGVYYATMTAIVDDDEVGAATAGGQTMLNLGGIAAPPLFGLVVDGFGYDLAWTLAAAVTAVGAVVVWTQVARRA; encoded by the coding sequence ATGCGTTCGTGGCGCGGCGTCGGCCTCGTGACGGGGTGGCAGTTCACCGCGAGTCTCGCCTTCTACGCCATCTTCGCGTCGACGGCGTTCGTGCGCGAGGACTTCGGACTCTCCCGCGCGCTCACGGGCACCGTCGTCACCGCCATCATGCTCGGCTACACGGTTCTGTTGTTCGGCACGGGCGCGGCCGTCGACGGATACGGCGAACGGCCCGTGATGATTGCGGGACTGCTCGGAGTGGCCGTCGGCTGCGTCGGCGTCGCGTACGCGCCGACGTTCCCGCTGTTGCTCGCCGCGCTCGTCGTCCTCGGGTTCGCGTACGCCACCGCGATGCCCGCCACCAACCGCGCCATCGTCGCCGTCTCCCCACGGAACAGCCGGAACCTCGCGATGAACGTCAAACAGGTCGGCGTCACCGCCGGGTCCGGCGCCGGCGCGCTCCTCGTCACCGGCGTCGCCGCCACTCGGTTCGGCTGGCGCGGCGGCTTCCTCGTGGTCGCCGGCGCCGCCGTCGTCGTCGCCGCGGCGTTCGCCGCCGGCTACGAGGGCACCACCGGCTCCGGCACCCTCTCGATGCCCGACGTGCGCGGGCTCCTCGACGATCCCGCGTATCGCGGCCTCGTCGTCGCCGGCCTCTTCCTCGGCGCTACGGTGTTCACGACGACTGGCTACGTCGTCCTGCACATGACGGAGTCCGTCGCCGTCGCCGCCGGCTTCGCGGGCGCCGTCCTCGCGGGCGTACAGGTCTCGGGGAGCGTCGGCCGGCTCGTCGGCGGCGCGCTCTCGGACCGAATGGGCGGCGCGCCGGCCCGCGGCCCCGCGCTCGTGTTGACCGTACAAGCCGTCCTCGCGGCGGTCTGCTTCCTCGGCGTCACTGTCGCGGAGACACCGTGGACGTCCGCCGTCGCGTTCGCGCTGCTGGGGCTGTTCATCCTCGGATTCCCCGGCGTCTACTACGCCACGATGACCGCGATCGTCGACGACGACGAAGTGGGCGCGGCCACCGCGGGCGGCCAGACGATGCTGAACCTCGGCGGCATCGCCGCGCCGCCGCTGTTCGGACTCGTCGTCGACGGCTTCGGCTACGACCTCGCGTGGACGCTCGCTGCCGCGGTCACCGCCGTCGGCGCCGTCGTCGTCTGGACGCAGGTCGCGCGACGGGCCTAG
- a CDS encoding UvrD-helicase domain-containing protein has protein sequence MEDPDAILEGTDSRAGVIDIRDDLIEWRAQYAQDFTDFLTVQEAIQRYDEATTAIDRLEPLLEQPDAYDDAVVDAAQTLVQDLSSVTTFIEQRDDYNDEWVDEMVAAHGPELNSYFENPDHEHTDQQFRAIFSNDNYNRVNAAAGTGKTTTFGRRVRFILSEYDDVSASDLLAFTFTRNGRDEMEAELEETFGISGVDIRTINSYSKAVAEDQYSDLEFVIGEAKQTEIASIWRDIESDPDNEAAYERFLDAWKDERYDPNDIDVVNSKVESLREKSSVTIQGEELATASDEYPEAAIAHQVISRYLTARTLEYDFETHVTWATSPSGGYTLDFELLNDDTGDEIYVEYCVSDETRDDRPRYRNSSNEKPETVRRLFTANPEQEYDPSGKTGIVLNGNDLLEQPSDEFDWDDSRAVSSFEAAVEAEFETQLKDAGVDVSDPLEGQALTDYVYDRMVLYHEIVDKVGDYINQARVREWDPEQARQNAASYLEAQGDDVEAGVPEFVELSDTAYRAFTTVFDNRTKTDFHGSVVLTRDLLVEGEVDEEYRYPYVFVDEMQDLNQVQFGVVKHLAEQLPDVRVFGVGDDWQSIFGFQGARPDLFINFGDELGADEFDSAAADPVEVFRDDNPLLSSYEAFADTRLEDNYRCPQTVVTASNAVIENNEVRTEKRPSGLPGGDPISVHHLGCDTFPNRLNRSMIQKVKSLIEASPHASSETQVLLRQKEGDASFYYRLKDEIPGEVDIRTAHDAKGSQAEHVVIPKVIQSGGYPSVKGDKWVDPVDQPPEIYDDYDVSYQLEEERRLFYVALTRAKSQLDVLTVQGAESVFVEELPDAESEHFHPLSSNDLREIQSDGATRRTVTGAVDRANDSYATLVWNDDEYISVNLFDATDEQKQLLGRLADEDQPVTIENCRITSPTKQGTEYSRLQLEVDETVTVQSSE, from the coding sequence GTGGAAGATCCGGATGCGATACTCGAAGGCACCGACAGTCGCGCGGGCGTCATCGACATCCGCGATGATCTCATCGAGTGGCGGGCCCAGTACGCGCAGGACTTCACTGACTTTCTGACCGTCCAGGAAGCAATCCAGCGGTACGACGAAGCGACGACCGCAATCGACCGCTTGGAACCCCTCCTCGAGCAGCCAGACGCGTACGACGATGCTGTGGTAGATGCAGCCCAGACCCTCGTGCAGGACCTCTCGTCGGTAACTACGTTCATCGAGCAACGTGACGACTACAACGACGAGTGGGTGGACGAAATGGTGGCCGCCCACGGTCCGGAGTTGAACTCCTACTTCGAGAACCCGGACCACGAGCATACAGACCAGCAGTTCCGGGCGATTTTCTCGAACGACAATTACAACCGGGTCAACGCGGCAGCGGGGACCGGAAAGACGACGACGTTCGGCCGCCGCGTTCGCTTCATTCTCTCCGAGTACGACGACGTCAGCGCGAGTGACCTGTTGGCGTTCACATTCACCCGCAACGGCCGGGACGAAATGGAAGCAGAACTGGAGGAGACGTTCGGGATTTCGGGAGTCGACATCCGGACAATCAACTCGTACTCGAAAGCGGTCGCAGAGGACCAGTACTCGGACCTCGAATTCGTCATCGGGGAAGCGAAGCAGACGGAAATCGCCTCGATCTGGCGCGATATCGAATCGGACCCCGATAACGAAGCAGCGTACGAGCGATTCCTCGATGCGTGGAAGGACGAACGGTACGACCCGAACGACATCGATGTCGTCAACAGCAAGGTGGAGTCGCTCCGAGAGAAGTCCTCGGTCACGATTCAGGGCGAAGAACTCGCTACCGCGAGCGACGAATACCCCGAAGCAGCAATCGCTCACCAGGTGATTTCGCGGTATCTCACTGCTCGAACGCTCGAGTACGACTTCGAGACCCACGTCACGTGGGCGACATCGCCGTCTGGCGGGTACACCCTCGACTTCGAACTGCTCAACGACGACACCGGTGACGAGATTTACGTCGAATACTGCGTCTCCGACGAGACGAGGGACGACCGGCCACGCTATCGGAACAGCAGCAACGAGAAGCCGGAGACCGTTCGCCGCCTTTTCACCGCGAACCCCGAGCAGGAGTACGATCCGTCGGGAAAGACAGGCATCGTCCTGAACGGGAACGATCTGCTCGAGCAACCAAGCGACGAGTTCGACTGGGACGACAGTCGCGCAGTCAGTTCGTTCGAAGCGGCCGTCGAGGCCGAATTCGAGACCCAACTCAAGGACGCCGGCGTGGACGTCTCCGACCCGCTCGAAGGCCAGGCGCTGACCGACTACGTCTACGACCGAATGGTCCTCTACCACGAAATCGTCGACAAAGTCGGCGACTACATCAACCAAGCACGGGTTCGCGAGTGGGACCCAGAACAGGCACGGCAGAACGCAGCGTCGTATCTCGAAGCACAGGGCGACGACGTCGAAGCGGGCGTCCCCGAGTTCGTCGAACTGAGCGATACTGCGTATCGAGCGTTCACGACGGTCTTCGACAACCGAACCAAGACCGACTTCCACGGCTCGGTCGTCCTTACTCGGGACTTGCTCGTCGAAGGCGAAGTGGACGAGGAGTACCGCTATCCGTACGTCTTCGTCGACGAGATGCAAGACCTGAACCAAGTCCAGTTCGGCGTCGTCAAACACCTCGCCGAACAACTCCCTGATGTCAGAGTGTTCGGTGTCGGCGACGACTGGCAGAGCATCTTCGGCTTCCAGGGCGCCCGACCCGACCTCTTCATCAATTTCGGCGACGAACTCGGCGCCGACGAATTCGACTCCGCTGCGGCGGACCCGGTCGAGGTGTTCAGGGACGACAACCCACTCCTCTCCTCGTACGAGGCGTTCGCGGACACACGCTTAGAGGACAACTATCGCTGTCCCCAGACAGTTGTCACCGCCAGCAACGCGGTGATCGAGAACAACGAAGTCCGGACCGAGAAGCGCCCATCCGGACTGCCCGGCGGAGACCCCATTTCGGTCCACCACCTCGGGTGTGACACCTTCCCCAATAGACTCAACCGGTCGATGATACAGAAGGTGAAGTCGCTAATCGAGGCGTCCCCGCATGCGTCCAGCGAGACACAGGTCCTCCTCCGACAGAAGGAGGGTGACGCCTCGTTCTACTACCGGCTGAAAGACGAGATTCCCGGCGAAGTCGACATCCGAACAGCACACGACGCGAAGGGGTCGCAAGCCGAGCACGTGGTCATCCCGAAGGTTATCCAGAGCGGTGGCTATCCGAGTGTCAAGGGAGACAAGTGGGTCGATCCGGTCGACCAACCCCCGGAGATCTACGACGACTACGACGTCTCGTATCAGTTGGAGGAAGAGCGTCGGCTCTTCTACGTCGCACTCACGCGCGCGAAATCCCAACTGGACGTCCTCACCGTGCAGGGGGCAGAGTCAGTGTTCGTCGAGGAGTTACCAGACGCCGAGAGCGAGCACTTCCACCCCCTGTCCAGCAACGACCTCCGAGAGATACAGAGCGACGGGGCGACCCGCCGAACGGTGACTGGAGCCGTCGACAGAGCCAACGACAGCTACGCGACACTGGTGTGGAACGACGACGAGTACATCTCCGTGAACCTCTTCGACGCAACAGACGAGCAAAAACAGCTGCTCGGACGGCTCGCCGACGAAGACCAGCCTGTTACCATAGAGAACTGCCGTATCACATCACCCACGAAGCAGGGGACGGAGTACAGTCGCCTCCAATTGGAGGTCGACGAAACTGTCACCGTGCAGTCCTCGGAGTGA
- the sod gene encoding superoxide dismutase: MSDYELPPLPYDYDALEPHISEQVLTWHHDTHHQGYVNGWNSAEETLAENREEGDFSSSAGAIGNVTHNGSGHILHSTFWNNMSPNGGGEPAGALAARIEEDFGSYEAWKGEFEAAASAAGGWALLVYDSHSEQLRNVVVDKHDKGALWGSHPILALDVWEHSYYYDYGPARGDFVDNFFDVVDWDDVADRYEDVVARFE; this comes from the coding sequence ATGAGTGACTACGAACTTCCACCGCTTCCGTACGACTACGACGCTCTCGAACCGCACATCAGCGAGCAGGTGCTGACGTGGCATCACGACACGCACCATCAGGGCTACGTCAACGGCTGGAACTCCGCCGAGGAGACCCTCGCGGAGAACCGCGAGGAGGGTGACTTCTCGTCGTCGGCTGGCGCCATCGGTAACGTCACGCACAACGGCTCCGGCCACATCCTCCACTCCACGTTCTGGAACAACATGAGTCCGAACGGCGGCGGCGAACCCGCCGGCGCGCTCGCCGCGCGCATCGAGGAGGACTTCGGTTCCTACGAAGCGTGGAAGGGCGAATTCGAGGCCGCGGCCTCCGCAGCGGGTGGCTGGGCGCTGCTGGTCTACGACAGCCACTCCGAGCAGCTCCGTAACGTCGTCGTCGACAAACACGACAAGGGCGCGCTCTGGGGCTCGCACCCCATCCTCGCGCTCGACGTCTGGGAGCACTCCTACTACTACGACTACGGCCCCGCTCGCGGCGACTTCGTCGACAACTTCTTCGACGTCGTCGACTGGGACGACGTCGCGGACCGCTACGAGGACGTCGTCGCGCGCTTCGAGTAA
- a CDS encoding MBL fold metallo-hydrolase, translated as MVTNLASSVDAFTSNAFLVEGDRTVLVDPGANFDITSAVREHVDDLDAVLVTHPHPDHVGNLDDVKDAFGVDVWGFDASDDGVDHELADGDTVTIGDHEYEALHTPGHEPHHLVFYSREASVLFAADLVFANGAFGRTDLEGGDRDTLLRSIDRVLDALDADLDVMHAGHGPSVTTGAVQNIESAARAARQR; from the coding sequence ATGGTCACGAATCTCGCTTCCAGCGTCGACGCGTTCACGAGCAACGCCTTCCTCGTGGAGGGCGACCGCACAGTGCTCGTCGACCCGGGCGCGAACTTCGACATAACCAGCGCCGTCCGCGAGCACGTCGACGACCTCGACGCGGTGCTGGTGACCCACCCCCACCCCGACCACGTCGGCAACCTCGACGACGTGAAGGACGCGTTCGGCGTCGACGTGTGGGGGTTCGACGCGAGCGACGATGGCGTCGACCACGAACTCGCGGACGGCGACACGGTCACTATCGGCGACCACGAGTACGAGGCGCTGCACACGCCCGGCCACGAACCCCACCACTTGGTGTTCTACTCGCGGGAGGCGAGCGTGCTGTTCGCGGCTGACCTCGTGTTCGCGAACGGCGCGTTCGGCCGCACCGACTTGGAGGGCGGCGACCGCGACACACTCCTCCGCAGCATCGACCGCGTGCTCGATGCGCTCGACGCTGACTTGGACGTGATGCACGCGGGCCACGGTCCCAGCGTCACGACCGGCGCAGTCCAGAATATCGAGTCGGCGGCGCGGGCCGCCCGGCAGCGCTAG
- a CDS encoding TrmB family transcriptional regulator: MTDDQRLVSRLQQFSFSEKEASVYLAAIERGRGTPSDIAADADVSTSYVYDVCDTLERQGLVTVDDHQTPTQIRANPPSETLEERVHTMTETMHELDDHYQRPDDDFDTLELVRSRQTLLRRVRSLVDAADDEVFVTLPADVFDELADVFRDAVERGCLVLVAVSGTDDATLDAHYGDAATVVKSWSRDESMYLCIDQQRGVIAPATLLGWDHGDANAVAFRNYSTAVAIESAFLGTIWAASETLSVRRPAALPHDYGDNFRHALYDATLHRRAGHTVAATLSVRPTETTDDPHTITGTITDTTQGLVDPASNDFGMENTLYVDTGEQTVSVGAVGAFLEDYEATNVVLRDGD; encoded by the coding sequence ATGACCGACGACCAGCGTCTCGTCTCGAGGCTCCAGCAGTTCAGCTTCTCCGAGAAAGAAGCCAGCGTCTACCTCGCGGCCATCGAACGCGGGCGCGGCACACCCAGCGACATCGCCGCCGACGCCGACGTCTCCACCAGCTACGTCTACGACGTCTGCGACACCCTCGAACGGCAGGGACTGGTCACCGTCGACGACCACCAAACCCCAACCCAGATTCGCGCCAACCCGCCCTCCGAGACGCTCGAAGAACGCGTCCACACGATGACAGAGACCATGCACGAACTCGACGACCACTACCAGCGCCCAGACGACGACTTCGACACGCTCGAACTCGTCCGCTCGCGCCAAACCCTCCTCCGCCGCGTCCGGTCGCTCGTCGACGCCGCCGACGACGAAGTGTTCGTCACACTCCCCGCCGACGTCTTCGACGAACTCGCAGACGTCTTCCGGGACGCCGTCGAACGCGGCTGTCTCGTCCTCGTCGCCGTCAGCGGCACCGACGACGCCACCCTCGACGCCCACTACGGCGACGCCGCCACCGTCGTCAAATCCTGGTCCAGAGACGAATCGATGTACCTCTGCATCGACCAGCAACGCGGCGTCATCGCCCCAGCCACCCTCCTCGGCTGGGACCACGGCGACGCTAACGCCGTCGCGTTCCGGAACTACTCCACCGCCGTCGCCATCGAGAGCGCCTTCCTCGGCACCATCTGGGCGGCCTCCGAGACACTCTCGGTCCGCCGCCCTGCCGCGCTCCCCCACGACTACGGCGACAACTTCCGCCACGCCCTGTACGACGCCACCCTCCACCGCCGCGCCGGCCACACCGTCGCCGCCACGCTGTCGGTCCGCCCGACCGAAACCACCGACGACCCACACACGATTACCGGGACAATCACCGACACCACACAGGGACTGGTCGACCCCGCGTCCAACGACTTCGGCATGGAGAACACCCTCTACGTCGACACCGGCGAACAGACCGTCAGCGTCGGCGCCGTCGGCGCGTTCCTCGAAGACTACGAAGCCACCAACGTCGTGTTACGCGACGGCGACTGA
- a CDS encoding cupin domain-containing protein encodes MPYQKATLNDAETPLPDDAQAEMFRMKDALDTDEVAFTVFTMEPNAEGMEHDHRDSGQEEVYYVVEGGVDVEFGDATVSLDEREAIRIDAEEARQIRNRDHYSELVLVGAPR; translated from the coding sequence ATGCCCTACCAGAAGGCGACGTTGAACGACGCCGAAACGCCGCTTCCGGACGACGCTCAGGCCGAGATGTTCCGCATGAAAGACGCCCTCGACACCGACGAGGTGGCGTTCACGGTGTTCACGATGGAGCCGAACGCCGAGGGGATGGAACACGACCACCGCGACTCCGGCCAAGAGGAAGTCTACTACGTCGTCGAGGGCGGCGTCGACGTCGAGTTCGGGGACGCCACCGTCTCGCTGGACGAACGCGAAGCCATCCGCATCGACGCCGAGGAGGCCCGACAGATTCGCAACCGCGACCACTACTCCGAACTCGTTCTCGTCGGCGCGCCGCGCTGA